The Terriglobales bacterium genomic interval CCAGCAGCCGGTAACGCTTGCAGCCAATGAGCACAAGAGTTTTACTTTTGCCCCCGAGCAGTATCCGCAACTGCGCGTCAAGAATCCGAAGCTATGGTGGCCTTATCCATTGGGTCCGCAGAACCTTCAGACGGTGAGCATGAGATTTCGCACGTCGGATTCAATCTCTGACACGGCTACGGCGAAGTTCGGAATTCGCGAGATCACGGCGGAGAAGACTCCGGAAGGCCATGAACTGTTTCACATTAACCGCCACGACATACTGATTCGCGGTGGTGGTTGGTCGCCAGACATGTTCCTGCGCGTCAATAGCGAACGCATGCAGGACGAGCTGCGCCACGTCCGCAATCTCGGACTCAACACCATTCGCCTCGAAGGCAAGCTCGAGACCGATGAGTTTTTCGACCTCGCGGACCGTTATGGGATTCTGGTGATGGCCGGCTGGTGCTGCTGCGATCACTGGGAGCACTGGGACAAGTGGAAGCCTGAGGATCACGAGATCGCGAAGGCTTCGTTAGCCAGCCAGCTTGATCGCCTGCGCAGCCATCCTAGTCTGCTGGTTTGGCTTTATGGCAGCGATAATCCGCCGCCGGAGGACGTCGAATCCGATTACCTCGCAGTTCTGAAGGATCGCAATTGGCCGAACCCTTATATTTCTTCCGCCAGCGCGACGCCCACGACCGTCACCGGTCCGAGCGGCGTGAAGATGTCAGGACCTTACGACTATGTTCCACCTTCTTATTGGTTGCGTGATCCAGGCCGCTGGGGCGGAGCTTACGGCTTCAATACTGAGACGAGTCCGGGGCCAGCGCCGCCACTGATCAGCTCATTGCAGAAGTTTGTCCCGAAACAGAACTTGTGGCCACACGATGATGTCTGGAATTTCCACGCCGGTGGCGGCAGTTTTACCCAGACCAACATCTTCGACAACGCGATGTCGGTCACATATGGCCCGCCGACATCGCTAGCCGACTACCAGAAGAAGGCGCAGGCGATGACTTACGAGGGCGAGCGTGCCATGTTCGAGGCTTATGCGCGCAACAAGTACAACTCCACAGGCGTGATTCAGTGGATGCTCAACAACGCCTGGCCGTCGGTGATCTGGCATTTATATGACTATTACCTTGTCCCTGGCGGGGGTTACTTCGGAGTTAAGAAGGCTAACGAACTGGTTCACGCGCAATATTCGTATGACGATGCCTCGGTAGTGGTCGTAAACAGCCTTTATGAGGCGCAGAAAGGCCTCAAAATGCGCGTCCGAGTGCTCGATTTGACCGCAAAAGAGCTGTTTAGCGAGACAAAAAACGTCGATATCGAGCCCGACAGCGTTGCCCGAGTGCTGACAATCCCTACGATTAGCGTCGATAAAGCGCCTTATTTCGTGCGCCTTGACCTCACAGACGCGGCCGGGAAGAGCGTTAGTACGAACTTTTACTGGCTTCCAACGGCGCTCGATGACCTCGATTGGGAGAAAACAAACTACTTTACGACGCCAGCGAAGTACGCAGATATGACCGGATTAGCGACTCTACCGGCCACAAACGTGGAGTGGAATAGCCAGATAGAGCGTCGTAACGATGAGCAACTTGTGCGCGTAACGCTGCGCAATACTGGCAAAAACATTGCATTTCTTGTGCATAGCGAACTTAAACGCGAGCACGGAAGTGACGATATCGCGCCAGTTCTATGGGACGATAACTACATTTCGCTGCTTCCGGGTGAGTCCAGGACGCTCAGCGCTGTAGTTAAGCTGCGCGATTTGGGCGGCGTCGCGCCTCTGGTTCACGTCGATGGATGGAATGTGAAGGCGGTTGCGAGATGACGTCAGTACCGGCGGCGGTAGCCGCTGGGTGCGTGAGTATAGATGCTGACAGACACGCGCCACCAACCCAGCGGCTACTGCCGCAGGTACTGACCTAATGAGCGACTCAACAGCAACTTCCCAACCACCTCATCTCCGCCGCGTCCTCACACTCTGGGACCTCATCTTTTACGGCATCGTACTCATCCAGCCAATCGCCCCGGTTCCACTCTACGGCGTCGCGCAAAAGCTCTCTAACGGCCACTTCGCGACCATCATTCTCGTCGCAATGTTCGCGATGATGATCACCGCAGTCAGCTATGGACGCATGGCAGCGCTGTATCCAGCCGCAGGATCGGCTTACACGTACGTTGGCCGCGGCCTGAATCCCCATTTGGGATTTCTTGCGGGATGGGCGATGTTCCTCGATTACCTGCTGCAACCGCTTATCAATACCATCTGGATCTCGACCGCGCTGCACGAGCGGTATGTGGGTGCAGTGCCGTTCTTCGCCTGGGCGGCCATTATCGCGGCGATCATTACGCTACTCAATCTTCGTGGAATTCGTTCATCGGCGCTCGCCAATAAAGCCCTGTTATTCGTGATGTTCGTCGTCGTTGGTCTGTTTGTTGTCCTCGCAATCCGCTTTTTGCTGCGCGCGAACGGTGTTACTGGCCTGTTTTCGACGCAGCCTTTCTATGATCCGCGCACATTTGACTCCCATCGCATCTGGAGTGCGACCTCATTTGCGGCGCTCACTTACATTGGCTTTGACGGCGTCACTACGTTGGCGGAGGACGTAGAGAATCCCAAACGCAACGTTTTGCTGGCCACAGTTCTGGTTTGCGTCTTCACGGGACTATTTGGCGGATTGCTAGTGTATCTGGCGCAGCTTGTCTGGCCCGACTGGCACGTGTTCCCAAATCTGGAGACCGCTTTCATGGACGTTTGCAGCCGCGTCGGCGGAACGTTCCTGTTCAACGCTATGGGCATAATCCTGATTCTCGCCGCCTTCGGCAGCGCACTAACCGGCGGGCTCGGCGCCGCGCGCCTGCTCTTTGGCATGGGACGCGACAATGTCTTGCCACGCCGCATCTTCGGTCATTTGAGTCCCGGAAGCAGCACGCCGACGTACAACATCCTCATCATTGGTGGCTTGAGCTTTCTGGGCGCGATCGCGCTCAACCGTTTTGGGAACGCATACGAGCACGCGGGTGAACTGCTTAACTTCGGAGCATTTCTGGCGTTTATGGGGGTCAATCTGGCGACGTTCTGGCAGTTTGCCGTGACTACCCAGACGGGATATCGCAAGAGGGTCTTCGCAGACGTCTTGCTACCGTTAATCGGCTTCGGCTTCTGCGCGCTGATCTGGTGGAATCTCAATCCGCTAGCCAAGACGATCGGTGGTATCTGGTTCGCGATCGGGTTGGTCTACCTTGCCATTACCACGCGAGCCTTTCGCGAGGCTCCGGCAATGATCGATTTCAGCGAGTCGTAAGCCAGGACCGCACACAAAATCGTGTCGGGACATGAAGAGGAATTGTCTAGCTTCCAGATAGTTTTGTTTCAGCAAGTTACGCTGTCCCACTGTCCCAAAACCCTAGGGTGCGCGGGACAGTGGGACACTTGAGGTTGCGTCGGTTCAACGTCCACAGCCCAGGGCGGCTGTGCCGCAGCGAACACTCGTCATTCGGTTGCCGGGACAAACACTGAAAAAGAGGCTCTTGTCCCGATTCGAGCAGTTCATCTAAGTCACAGTCGGACAGGCACTTGCGTTGGAATTCAGCTTTTGTCCCGTTGTCCCGAACCCTATACTCCCGGGACAACGGGACAAGCTCATGTTTCCCGCCCGATATACTGCTCGGTCTGCCTTTCGAAAACAAAACGCAGCCGAGCTGCGAGCAGGGGAATCTACAGCACTTCACGCACCTGAATGACTTCGACCGGATCGTCTCGCCGCTCCCGCCGTCTCTCCTATCTTTTCCGAATTTTCTCTTGCGCGCTTCTGCTGACGGTGTCACAAGTTCCGGCTGGCGCAGACAAACCCGTACTCGCACAAGATCAGGGCTACGTGGCATTGCAGCAAGAACTGCAAAGGCTACGGACGACCGCCCGCCTCATGCATACGACTGCGCATCCCGACGACGAAGATGGCGGTATCCTCACGCTTCAATCCCGCGGCAAAGGGACAACTGCGCTTTTATGCAGCCTCACGCGCGGACAAGGCGGGCAGAACAAATCCGGAGACGCCTTCTCCGACGAACTCGGTGTGCTTCGCACCCTCGAGCTGCTCGCTGCCGATGAATACTACGGTGTGGAGCAGCGCTTCACACGCGTTGCTGACTTCGGTTTTTCCAAAACTCCGGAAGAGACATTTGCGAAGTGGGGCGGCCACGACGTTGCCATCGGCGATTTAGTGCGCATCATCCGAACCTTCCGCCCCGATGTTCTGGTTGCACGTTTCTCCGGAACCTCTCGCGATGGCCATGCGCATCATCAGGCTTCGGCGATCGTGACGCGCGAAGCCTTTCGCGCAGCCGGCGATCCCAATCGCTTTCCTGAGCAAATCAAGGAAGGACTGCTGCCCTGGCAGCCGAAGAAGCTTTATGTGGGCAACTTTGGAGATGCCGAAGGCTCCAACGTAGGATTCGATATCGGAACCTACTCTCCTCTTTTGGGAAAGTCATATACGCAATTTGCCGTCGAAGGGCTTGCCCGTCAGACTTCGCAGGGTACCGGCGGCTTCCGTGTTCCGCCCGGACATCGCTTCACGTACTACAGGCGCGTCGACTCGGTGCTTCCGCCGGCGAAGCTGGAGCCCGGTGAGGAAGAGGGAACCGAAGACGACTTCTTCGATGGTATCGACGTTACGCTCCCTGGATTAGCTTCCAGATTGGGAGCCGACGAAAGCAAAGTGCCGGCTCTACGAAAAGGATTGCAAGAACTCGCAAACCTCGTGAACGAAGCCGCAGAAAAGGCCAAGCCTCGCGATCCCTCCGATGCCGGCGCACCTCTCATCGAAGGACTGAAGCTCACGCGCGATCTGATCAGGCAAGTAGATCAGTCCGCACTTACACCGGCGCAGAAGCTTGAACTGCTGACGAATCTTAGGACAAAAGAAGCGCAGTTCGAGCGCGCTGCCAACCTGGCCTTGGGTGTGCTGCTCGATCTGAGCGTCGACCCTCCCGAGGGGTCGCAGAGCGGCTTCTTCCGCTTAGAGCAGACCTTGCAGACCGCGGTTCCTGGACAGACCTTTACACTCACCGCGCGCTTCTACAACCGTGGAACCGAGAATCTCGAGCCCGAACAGATCGTGCTCGACATGCCTGAAGGCTTTACTTCGGAGATCGTGAAGCGCGATCTCAAGCCGCTGCACTCCGGCGACGTGGCCTCTGTCCAATTTCGCATGACCGTTCCTCAGGATGCTCAACTTACGAAGCCCTATTGGGGTCGCAGCAATGCGTACACCGAAACCGTAGACAAATTCACCAATCCCGCGTATGCGACGCTACCGCTTCCACCATGGCCGGTGCAGGCGCATGCCGTTTACAACGTGGTCGAGGGGAAGGGAACCGCCCATGCTGTGGCGATGGCCAAGTACATCGATCCCGTTTCGGGACAAGGACAGCATGAACTCGCCATCGCTCCCGCGCTCTCGCTAGAGTTTGCCAACGCGTCCCAGATTGTGAGGGCCGACTCGAGTCAACCCTTTCACGTTACCGTAAGAGTTCGAAGCCAGCTCACAACGCCCGCAAACGCAAACCTGCACCTCGCCGTTCCCACCGGATGGTCCGTGAATCCCGCAAGCAGTCCGGTTCATTTGGAACATGAGGGCGATGTTGCTGAACTCGAATTCACTGTGTCGCCCAAAGCAGACGGCGAAAAGCACTACGATCTGAAAGCGATCGCTGAATATCAAGGCAAGCAGCTCAGCGAAGGATTCCGCGTCGTTACGCGTTCGGATCTCGACACGTTCTACTACTATCGTCCAGCGAGCCTCGACGTAAGCGCAGTGCATGTAAATGTTCCACCGGGACTGCGTGTGGGATACGTCATGGGCGCAGGCGATGAAATCCCTGCCAGCCTCAAGCAGCTCGGGATCAACGTCGAGATAATCGCGCCTTCAGATCTACGATCGATTGATCTGTCACGCTTTCACACCATTGTGATGGGGATTCGCGCATACGACGTCAGCACGGACGTTCGAGTTCATAACGGGAAGCTGCTGGATTTCGTCTCTCGGGGCGGAACGCTCATCCTGCAATACAACTCGAACACCAACGCCTTCAATACAGGCCACTACACTCCGTATCCAGCGACTGACAGCAATCGACGCGTGAGCGTGGAAGAAGCTCCAGTGGAAATCCTGGAGCCCCAGAATCCCGTTCTGAACTATCCGAACAAAATCACAGCTCATGACTTCGATGGGTGGGTGCAGGAACGTGGCACATACTTCATGAGCGATTGGGACCCTCACTTCCATTCGCTGCTTTCTTCGCAAGATCCGGGCGAACAACCACTGAAAGGCGGATTGCTCGTAGCCCAATATGGGAAAGGAACCTACATCTATACCGGCTACGTGTTCTTTCGTCAGCTCCCTGCAGGGGTGCCGGGCGCCATTCGTCTGTTCGTGAATCTACTGAGCGCTGGGAGTGCAGCCCGTTGATTTACCACGGAGACACTGAGTCACGGAGAACGGCACAAGACGTGCTCTTGCGGCGAGAATTCCCAAGATTATCTTCGATTTCTCACAATGCTACTCTCCTTTTGATCTTCACTTCCCCTGACTTTCTCCGTGACTCCGTGTCTCCGTGGTGAATATAAAAGGGAGCGCGGCAGATCAGCGACTGATTCGCGGCATTGGTCTGCGCGAAGGTATCTCCCTTAACGTGATCGAGATGATCGGCATTGGGCCGTTCATCACCATTCCTCTCATCGTTCATGCTGCTGGTGGACCGCAGGCGATGCTCGGATGGATCTTCGGCGCTGTGCTTGCGATGTGCGATGGCATGGTGTGGGCGGAGCTTGGTGCCGCGCTTCCGCGCGCCGGTGGCTCATACGAGTACCTGAAAGAGATTTACGGGCCTAATGGCGCCGGCCGATGGCTGTCGTTCTTATACGTGTGGCAGTTGATGATGAGCGCTCCGCTCTCGGCTGCCTCCGGCTGTGTGGGTGTGGCCCAGTATGCCGGGTTCATATTTCCGTCACTGCAGAGAGTGATTGCGGCTCACAGTGTCAATCTGGGATTTGGCGGATCTGCCCTCGCCGGTGTGAGCATAACGATTACCTACGGCACATTCGTCGCTGTGTTGGCTTGTATGCTGGCGATTGCGTTGGCATATCGCCGAGTTGATGCAGTTGGACGCATCTCGAATTGGCTGTTGGCCGGCGTCTTCGGAGCGATTGCCTGGATCATTTGGGCAGGCATTGCTCACTTCGATTCTGCTCGAGCCTTCGATTTCCCGCCGGGGGCTTTTCGTCTTGACCATGCCTTCTTCCTCGGCATGGGATCCGCAATGCTGATTGCCACTTACGATTACTGGGGCTACTACAATATCTGCTATCTGGGCGCGGAAGTGCGCGAGCCAGGAAAGACAATTCCGCGCGCAATTCTCTACGCGATTCTGATCGTCGCAGCGATCTACATCGTAATGAACGTAAGCATTCTCGGAGTCGTGCCGTGGCGTGAGCTAGACCAGGCAGCTGCCAGTGACTCACGGTTCTATGTCGTTTCAACGATGATGCAACGGCTTTACGGAACACATGCGGGACAGTTCGTCGCGGTGCTGATTATCTGGACCGCCTTTGCTTCCATCTTTTCGGTCCTGCTCGGCGTTTCGCGGATTCCGTATGCTGCCGCACTCGACGGCAACTTCTTCCAGATATTCGGGAGACTCAATCCGCGCGGAAATTTTCCTTCATCTGCTCTGCTATGCATGGGAGCGCTCACGTGCGTTTTGTGCATGTTCCGATTAGCCGATTTAGTGGCTGCGCTGGTCGTCATCCGGATCATGATGCAATTCATCCTGCAGGCAGTCGGAGTGATGATCTTCCGTCACAGGGACCCGTCGCATGAACGTCCATTCCGCATGTGGCTATATCCACTACCGGCGCTGCTCGCGTTAGCTGGATTCGTTTACATTCTCATATCCAGAAAGAATTTCGAACGTGAGGTAATACTAGCTACTGTGTTGATCGTCTTTGGAACAGTGGCGTATCTCATCCGTGCCCGCACTCGCGGAGAGTGGCCGTTCGTGACAAACAGCTCTGCCCGTTAGTCCCAGATGCTATGCTTTCCGGTTCCAACTTCGTCCCAGGAGAGCTAC includes:
- a CDS encoding beta galactosidase jelly roll domain-containing protein, with translation MRNPALWVVLLAASFAFSADSSEAPSPAQRIALEKNWHVQSACKLNDGGDKISRPGYNVQSWLATTVPHTVLGAQVDAKIFPDPFYGMNLRAIPGTTYPIGKLFANLPMPDDSPYKCSWWYRTEFHLGPQHQGRSVWLHFDGINYRANIWVNGSLIANSTQVAGAYRTYEFNVGDAAHAGENAVAVEVFTQTETDLGINFVDWNPAPADKAMGLWRPVYLTLSGPVSVRYPMVSPHFSDDSLTASDLTVVGDLQNSSDQEVSGTLEAALDGIGTVQQPVTLAANEHKSFTFAPEQYPQLRVKNPKLWWPYPLGPQNLQTVSMRFRTSDSISDTATAKFGIREITAEKTPEGHELFHINRHDILIRGGGWSPDMFLRVNSERMQDELRHVRNLGLNTIRLEGKLETDEFFDLADRYGILVMAGWCCCDHWEHWDKWKPEDHEIAKASLASQLDRLRSHPSLLVWLYGSDNPPPEDVESDYLAVLKDRNWPNPYISSASATPTTVTGPSGVKMSGPYDYVPPSYWLRDPGRWGGAYGFNTETSPGPAPPLISSLQKFVPKQNLWPHDDVWNFHAGGGSFTQTNIFDNAMSVTYGPPTSLADYQKKAQAMTYEGERAMFEAYARNKYNSTGVIQWMLNNAWPSVIWHLYDYYLVPGGGYFGVKKANELVHAQYSYDDASVVVVNSLYEAQKGLKMRVRVLDLTAKELFSETKNVDIEPDSVARVLTIPTISVDKAPYFVRLDLTDAAGKSVSTNFYWLPTALDDLDWEKTNYFTTPAKYADMTGLATLPATNVEWNSQIERRNDEQLVRVTLRNTGKNIAFLVHSELKREHGSDDIAPVLWDDNYISLLPGESRTLSAVVKLRDLGGVAPLVHVDGWNVKAVAR
- a CDS encoding APC family permease — its product is MSDSTATSQPPHLRRVLTLWDLIFYGIVLIQPIAPVPLYGVAQKLSNGHFATIILVAMFAMMITAVSYGRMAALYPAAGSAYTYVGRGLNPHLGFLAGWAMFLDYLLQPLINTIWISTALHERYVGAVPFFAWAAIIAAIITLLNLRGIRSSALANKALLFVMFVVVGLFVVLAIRFLLRANGVTGLFSTQPFYDPRTFDSHRIWSATSFAALTYIGFDGVTTLAEDVENPKRNVLLATVLVCVFTGLFGGLLVYLAQLVWPDWHVFPNLETAFMDVCSRVGGTFLFNAMGIILILAAFGSALTGGLGAARLLFGMGRDNVLPRRIFGHLSPGSSTPTYNILIIGGLSFLGAIALNRFGNAYEHAGELLNFGAFLAFMGVNLATFWQFAVTTQTGYRKRVFADVLLPLIGFGFCALIWWNLNPLAKTIGGIWFAIGLVYLAITTRAFREAPAMIDFSES
- a CDS encoding PIG-L family deacetylase, producing the protein MTSTGSSRRSRRLSYLFRIFSCALLLTVSQVPAGADKPVLAQDQGYVALQQELQRLRTTARLMHTTAHPDDEDGGILTLQSRGKGTTALLCSLTRGQGGQNKSGDAFSDELGVLRTLELLAADEYYGVEQRFTRVADFGFSKTPEETFAKWGGHDVAIGDLVRIIRTFRPDVLVARFSGTSRDGHAHHQASAIVTREAFRAAGDPNRFPEQIKEGLLPWQPKKLYVGNFGDAEGSNVGFDIGTYSPLLGKSYTQFAVEGLARQTSQGTGGFRVPPGHRFTYYRRVDSVLPPAKLEPGEEEGTEDDFFDGIDVTLPGLASRLGADESKVPALRKGLQELANLVNEAAEKAKPRDPSDAGAPLIEGLKLTRDLIRQVDQSALTPAQKLELLTNLRTKEAQFERAANLALGVLLDLSVDPPEGSQSGFFRLEQTLQTAVPGQTFTLTARFYNRGTENLEPEQIVLDMPEGFTSEIVKRDLKPLHSGDVASVQFRMTVPQDAQLTKPYWGRSNAYTETVDKFTNPAYATLPLPPWPVQAHAVYNVVEGKGTAHAVAMAKYIDPVSGQGQHELAIAPALSLEFANASQIVRADSSQPFHVTVRVRSQLTTPANANLHLAVPTGWSVNPASSPVHLEHEGDVAELEFTVSPKADGEKHYDLKAIAEYQGKQLSEGFRVVTRSDLDTFYYYRPASLDVSAVHVNVPPGLRVGYVMGAGDEIPASLKQLGINVEIIAPSDLRSIDLSRFHTIVMGIRAYDVSTDVRVHNGKLLDFVSRGGTLILQYNSNTNAFNTGHYTPYPATDSNRRVSVEEAPVEILEPQNPVLNYPNKITAHDFDGWVQERGTYFMSDWDPHFHSLLSSQDPGEQPLKGGLLVAQYGKGTYIYTGYVFFRQLPAGVPGAIRLFVNLLSAGSAAR
- a CDS encoding APC family permease — encoded protein: MVNIKGSAADQRLIRGIGLREGISLNVIEMIGIGPFITIPLIVHAAGGPQAMLGWIFGAVLAMCDGMVWAELGAALPRAGGSYEYLKEIYGPNGAGRWLSFLYVWQLMMSAPLSAASGCVGVAQYAGFIFPSLQRVIAAHSVNLGFGGSALAGVSITITYGTFVAVLACMLAIALAYRRVDAVGRISNWLLAGVFGAIAWIIWAGIAHFDSARAFDFPPGAFRLDHAFFLGMGSAMLIATYDYWGYYNICYLGAEVREPGKTIPRAILYAILIVAAIYIVMNVSILGVVPWRELDQAAASDSRFYVVSTMMQRLYGTHAGQFVAVLIIWTAFASIFSVLLGVSRIPYAAALDGNFFQIFGRLNPRGNFPSSALLCMGALTCVLCMFRLADLVAALVVIRIMMQFILQAVGVMIFRHRDPSHERPFRMWLYPLPALLALAGFVYILISRKNFEREVILATVLIVFGTVAYLIRARTRGEWPFVTNSSAR